The Streptomyces europaeiscabiei genome window below encodes:
- a CDS encoding YbdD/YjiX family protein: MTARTARHWVRTVRWYLRELTGEVEYDRYCDRHRRHHPRTPVPTRREYDVWRTLRREEHPEGRCC, translated from the coding sequence GTGACGGCCCGCACCGCCCGGCACTGGGTACGGACCGTCCGCTGGTACCTGCGGGAGCTGACCGGAGAGGTGGAGTACGACCGCTACTGCGACCGACACCGCCGCCACCATCCGCGGACACCGGTCCCGACCCGCCGGGAGTACGACGTCTGGCGAACCCTGCGCAGAGAGGAACACCCGGAGGGCCGCTGCTGCTGA
- a CDS encoding carbon starvation CstA family protein: MSRSVMPESGPETPERSRMSPRSIALWIAVALVGAIGWAVLALSRGEEISAVWLLMAALGSYAIGYRFYSRFIVRRVLQADDTRATPAERLEDGVDYHPTDKRVLFGHHFAAIAGAGPLVGPVLSAQMGYLPGTIWIIAGVIFAGAVQDMIVLFLSMRRDGKSLGQMARDEIGKVGGAAALIGVFAIMIILLAVLAMVVVNALAESAWGTFSVTMTIPIALFMGFYLRYLRPGRVVETSFIGVALLLLAILGGGWIQDSSLAEYFVWSPETLVFCLVGYGFVASVLPVWMLLAPRDYLSTFMKVGTIALMAVGVVVAAPNLRAESVTEFAHTGAGPVFAGSLFPFLFITIACGALSGFHALVSSGTTPKLIQKESQVRLIGYGSMLTESFVAVMALIAACVLEPGLFYAMNSPAALLGPTVDTAAEAVKNLGFTITPEQLTAAAKAVEEETLVGRSGGAPTLAVGMSEIFAGVFGGAGMKAFWYHFAIMFEALFILTTVDAGTRVGRFMLQDMLGNVWKPIGRVTWKPGIWITSAIVVGAWGYFLYAGVTDPLGGIKQLFPLFGIANQLLAAVALAVTTTVLIKSGKLRWAWVTGIPLAWDVAVTFTAGWQKIFSDNPAIGFFALRDKYAAAIDRGELLPGATTMDDMHTIVLNNTVDGVIMAIFLVLVLTVLVNCAVVCVRAVRSPVPLPSTEAPYVESRIDAAERGEEELVGARR; this comes from the coding sequence ATGTCCCGATCAGTCATGCCCGAATCCGGTCCCGAGACGCCGGAGAGATCCCGGATGTCGCCCAGGTCGATCGCGCTGTGGATCGCGGTCGCCCTCGTCGGCGCGATCGGCTGGGCCGTGCTCGCCCTGTCCCGGGGCGAGGAGATCTCGGCCGTCTGGCTGCTCATGGCGGCCCTCGGTTCGTACGCGATCGGCTACCGCTTCTACTCGCGGTTCATCGTCCGACGGGTGCTCCAGGCCGACGACACCCGGGCCACACCGGCCGAACGGCTCGAGGACGGCGTCGACTACCACCCCACCGACAAGCGGGTGCTGTTCGGCCACCACTTCGCGGCCATCGCCGGTGCGGGCCCGCTGGTCGGACCGGTGCTGTCGGCCCAGATGGGCTATCTGCCGGGCACCATCTGGATCATCGCGGGCGTGATCTTCGCGGGGGCGGTCCAGGACATGATCGTCCTCTTCCTCTCCATGCGCCGGGACGGCAAGAGCCTCGGCCAGATGGCCCGCGACGAGATCGGCAAGGTGGGCGGTGCCGCCGCGCTGATCGGCGTCTTCGCCATCATGATCATCCTGCTCGCGGTGCTCGCGATGGTCGTCGTCAACGCCCTCGCCGAGTCCGCCTGGGGCACCTTCTCGGTCACCATGACCATCCCGATAGCCCTATTCATGGGCTTCTACCTGCGCTATCTGCGCCCCGGCCGGGTCGTGGAGACCAGCTTCATCGGCGTCGCCCTGCTGCTGCTCGCCATCCTCGGCGGCGGCTGGATCCAGGACTCCTCGCTCGCCGAGTACTTCGTCTGGAGCCCCGAGACCCTGGTCTTCTGTCTGGTCGGCTACGGCTTCGTCGCCTCCGTGCTCCCCGTGTGGATGCTGCTGGCCCCGCGCGACTACCTCTCCACCTTCATGAAGGTCGGCACCATCGCCCTGATGGCCGTCGGTGTCGTGGTCGCCGCCCCGAACCTCCGCGCCGAGTCGGTCACCGAGTTCGCCCACACCGGCGCCGGTCCGGTCTTCGCCGGCTCCCTCTTCCCCTTCCTCTTCATCACCATCGCCTGCGGCGCCCTGTCCGGCTTCCACGCCCTGGTGTCCTCCGGCACCACGCCGAAGCTGATCCAGAAGGAGTCCCAGGTCCGGCTCATCGGCTACGGCTCCATGCTCACGGAGTCCTTCGTCGCCGTGATGGCACTCATCGCCGCGTGTGTGCTGGAGCCCGGCCTCTTCTACGCCATGAACTCCCCGGCCGCGCTGCTCGGCCCGACCGTCGACACCGCCGCCGAGGCGGTCAAGAACCTCGGCTTCACCATCACCCCGGAACAGCTCACCGCGGCGGCCAAGGCGGTCGAGGAGGAGACGCTCGTCGGCCGCTCCGGTGGCGCGCCCACCCTGGCCGTGGGCATGTCGGAGATCTTCGCCGGAGTCTTCGGCGGCGCCGGGATGAAGGCCTTCTGGTACCACTTCGCGATCATGTTCGAGGCGCTGTTCATCCTCACCACGGTGGACGCCGGTACCCGCGTCGGCCGCTTCATGCTCCAGGACATGCTCGGCAACGTCTGGAAGCCGATCGGCCGCGTCACCTGGAAGCCGGGCATCTGGATCACCAGCGCCATCGTCGTCGGCGCCTGGGGCTACTTCCTCTACGCCGGCGTCACCGACCCCCTGGGCGGCATCAAGCAGCTGTTCCCGCTCTTCGGCATCGCCAACCAACTGCTCGCCGCGGTCGCCCTGGCCGTCACCACCACCGTCCTGATCAAGTCCGGCAAGCTGCGCTGGGCCTGGGTCACCGGTATCCCGCTGGCCTGGGACGTGGCCGTCACCTTCACCGCCGGCTGGCAGAAGATCTTCTCGGACAACCCGGCGATCGGCTTCTTCGCCCTTCGCGACAAGTACGCGGCGGCCATCGACAGGGGTGAACTCCTGCCGGGGGCCACCACCATGGACGACATGCACACGATCGTCCTCAACAACACGGTCGACGGCGTGATCATGGCGATCTTCCTGGTCCTCGTCCTCACGGTCCTGGTCAACTGCGCCGTGGTGTGCGTCCGCGCCGTACGCTCCCCGGTCCCGCTGCCGTCGACCGAGGCACCGTACGTCGAGTCGCGCATCGACGCGGCGGAGCGGGGCGAGGAGGAACTGGTGGGGGCCCGCCGGTGA